The genomic interval TTGAATAGCTCATAGATAGTGTGCGAATTGTGTGAGTCTAAGTTGCCTGTTGGCTCATCGGCGAAGATGATTTTAGGTGCATTCACGAGTGCCCTCACGATGGCGGCACGTTGGCGTTGTCCGCCTGAAATCTCATCGGGGTATTTGTCTTTGATCGCTTCGATGCCACATTGCTCAAAAAGCGTGTCGATGTAGGGGCTTTTTTTGTCAATGGCGGCAAGCTTGATGTTTTCCAAAACCGTTAAATACCCGATGAGGTAGTGAAACTGGAAGATAAACCCAATCTCTTTTTGACGAAATGCGTCTATGTCTTTGATCTGTGCGTAGGCTTTGCCCTCAAAGAAGAGTTCGCCAAGGGTAGGACGAAGCAGTGAGGAGAGAATGGAAAGCAGAGTAGATTTACCGCCGCCGCTTTCTCCAACAATGGCGATAAACTCACCTTTTTTTGCCGTAAAATCGACGTTGTCTAAGGCAAGATCGTGTTTGTAGTAGTGCGTAATGCCACGTGCTTCGAGTATCATAATGCACCCCTTTGAATGAGGATGATCGGATCGATCTTTGAAGCGCTATACGCTGGAAGCAGTGCACCTAAAAGCGCCATGAAAAGGGAGAAACCAAAGACAGTTACAATCGTCTCGAAGCTAAGCTCACCGTTCACATAGCCCTGAAACTTCTCAATGTGCGCGATCATAAACAGAAGCCCTTTGGAGAAAAGAAGAGCTGAGAGAAAGCCAACGCAGGTGATGACAAACGTCTCACCGACCACCATCGTTATGATGAAATTGGACGACTTACCGATGGCTCTTAAAATGCCAAATTCACTGCGACGTTCGTTAATCGTAATGCTGATAAGACTTGCAATCCCAAGCAATCCCATCAAAAATGCCACCGCGCTGATGACGTTTGAAGAGGTTTCGATGATCTTGAATTGATTGTAATTGTCCACAAACTCATGTGTGGTTTTCGCTTCGATGTCAGAGCTAAGCGCGTTAATATGCTCTATCATCGCATTTGCTTCATCACCTTTTTCCATGCTCACCAGTAAGATGGACGCCTCTTTGTTGAAAATAGCACTCGCATCTTCACGGTTCAAAACCGCCCCACCATCTTCAAAGCCAACACCATTTTCAAAGATGCCTGAAACGGCGAACGTTTTATTGGAGATCGAGACGGATTTTGGCGCATGAAGACGTGCGTTGATGTTTTTACCAAGGATGACTTCGCCCTTTTTGGGGTAAGCACCTTCGGTGAGTGCATAGGTTTTAAAGCGGTTTTCACTCACCCCATAAATCGCAGCGATGGGAAGCTCATTAATCGGACTAGCCCCAAGGATAAGCGCATAAACCTCTTTTACTCCTGCAATCATTTTGATTTTGTCGGCAAGAGACGCGTTCACATCGCTGAAAAAAGTATCGGCGATTTTGGCTTGCGTGACGATAATGTCGCCCTCGGTTTTCAGCATCGTGGAGTACATGCCGATGATGCCGCGTGAAATCGAGGTAATCATAAAGATCGCCATGATCGCAACGGTAATGCTCGTGTAAATGAGAAACGTTTTAAAGCGGTTACGATTCAGCGCTTTAAAGAAAAGTGAAATCAATCGAATTCCTTTTGTGTTATATTTTGATGACAATTTTAAATGATCAAAATGAATGGAGTATGAATTTTCTTTACATGTAAAACATTTAAAAGCTAGTTTGACGTACAATGAGGCACAAATGTAGATGAAGGCACGCTATGAAAATTATTGTTTTAGATACCGAAACCACGGGAATGTTTGAGAAAGATCGCATCTGCCAGCTCAGTTTTTTAGTGCTGAACGAAGAGTTTGAGATCGAAGAGGTTCATAACGACCTCTGCATGCCGCCACTTCCTATCTCTTACGAAGCAATGGCGATTCACCACATCACGCCTGAAATGCTTGAAGGCGAGCCAGCATGTGTGCAAACCAAAGCGTATAAAAGGCTGTGTGAGTTGAACACGGTTTCCAACATTCTCGTCATTCAAAATGCCGCGTTTGATCTTGGAATGCTTACCAAAGAGGGTTTTACCTCGCAGATGAATCTTATCGACACCTTTCGCGTCTTACGCGCTCTTTACCCCAACGATGGCTCTTTTAGCTTGCAATTTAAACGCTACCAATGGGGACTCTACAAAGAAGAAGAGGGCATCGCCAAAAAGCTTAACATCACCATCAAAGCACACGACGCACTAGGCGATGTCATCGTACTCAAACACCTCTTTGAACGACTGTGCGAAGAACACTCCATGCCAAAAATGATCCTGCTCTGCTCCGAGCCCATCATCCTCAGCCACATTCCCTACGGCAAAAACAGAGGCAAAAAGTTCGTCGATGTCGCAAAAAGCGATCGCCAAGACCTCCACTATATGCTGAGTTCCAACGGACTCGACGAAGACATGAAAGCCTCCATACTCCACGCGTTAGAGAGCACCAAAGAGAGCGTGACCCTAACCATCGGCTTTGGAAAATACGCAGGAAAAACACCTCTGGAAGTTTTAGCGCTTGATCGTAACTATCTTGTGTGGATGGTAAATAAGATGGATAATTTGAGTAGCGAACTCAAAGAGGCGATAGAGAAGGTGTTGGTTTCGTATCCGTAAGATCTTTACATGTAAAGAAAAATATTGACTTTCCAATCTTTTAAGTATATACTTTAAAATATATACTAAGGAGCTAAAATGACTTCCACAGCAAAATTATTTCAAAACGGTCAAAGCCAAGCCATACGCCTTCCCAAAGAGTTTCGGTTTGAGCATCAACAAGAAGTTATCATCAAAAAAATCGATGGTGCCATTTTGATTTTCCCAAAAAATGATAAAAGCGTTTGGGAAAAAATGTTTGAAACACTGGGTAACTTTTCAGATGATTTTCTAGCTCAAAGGGTTCAGCCAACGCAAGAGCGAGAGGAGCTGTTTTGAAAAAAATGCTCGACACAAACATCTGCATCTATATCATTAAAAACAAACCACCAAGTGTTTTAGAAGAGCTCAAAAAATGCGATGTAGGCGACATTATCCTCTCTTCCATTACTGTGTCTGAGTTGATTTACGGAGCACATAAAAGTCAATTTGTCGAAAAAACCCTCAAAGCCATTGAGCATTTCCTCATTCCTTTTGATGTCGCTGATTACGATTACAAAGCATCGTTAGAATACGGGAAAATACGTGCAAATTTGGAGCAAAAAGGACAACCCATCGGCTCTTTAGACACACTCATCGCCGCACATGCGAAGTCACTTGATGTTGTGCTCGTGACCAATAATATGAAAGAGTTTGAGAGGGTTGAGGGTTTGAAAGTTGAGAATTGGGTGAGGTGAAGGTGAATCTAGACTCTTCTTTCATCTTTTATAACGCGTAAATAAATTTATTTGATAAAATATAAATACAAAACTTTGAAGTAAGGTTTAAAATGCCCATAGATGCTAATGATATAGATAAGTATATCTTTGATCCAAATAATCCAAAACAATGTAAAGCTTACAAATTACTTTTAAGTTGTGCCAAGAAAAACCCTTTTGTGTATATCTCTTCTGATTTTTTAACCATTGATTTTGAAAAAGCGATATTAGAGGGTGGTTTTAAAGATGAATTATGGGATGAACCAGAGGGGTATGAGAATTTAAATATTGTAGAAAAGGTTAAAGTTTATAAAAATCTTCTTACCCAAAAAGATTATTTTAATTATATAGATACTCTCAAAATAGATGCAGATGCATTAACCTATAGAAAACTTTTTAATACTTTTTTTGATTATAAGTTTGCCAACCCTTAGTCATTTTACAGTATAACTTCATATAATGATATATTGATAAAATCAAAACTAAAATTTCCTTTGGCATATGAAATGAAAAGCCCAAAAAACATAGGCGCATCATATGAAGAAATACAAGGAAGTAAAATAATTTTTGAAAATAATGATTTAAGGATATTGCAGACTGATACAAATTTCTATGATATGGCTTCTGTTGTAATAACAAGTATTAAAAATACAATTAAGTTTAATAACAATGAATTTAGTAATAACGTAAAACCAATTTTTTTACAAGATTTAAATGATGTGAATCTTTTGCTCAATGTATTGCAAGATGATTTGAAGCGAGAAAAAAATAGATCAAAAAAGAGTGAAGAGCCATCGTATATCAGTAGCATTAAAATCAAAAACATCTTTAGTATTAAAGAGATTATGTTAGAAAATTTAGATGATAAAAAAGAGATTTATATTGTGGGTGAGAATGGTGATGGTAAAACGCTCTTGCTACAATCTTTAGCTTTAGGGCTAAAAGGGATTGACGAGGGCGTTGTATTTGATTTTATCAAATCTCAAAAAGAAATCTACAGTATAGAAATAGAAGATACGCATAAAGTCGTTTATAACTCAAAAAATGGAATCTATAAAAATCTGTTTGCTTATGGTGCAAATAGAAATAATAACTGTCAAATGAAAGAAGATGAGACAGGGTATTTAACATTATTTCATCCTTCATTTGATTTGAAAAATCCTATTGAATGGCTACAGCGTATAGATTATAATGACAAAGCTGGTACTAAAAATATTATATCTGTCGAGGATGCAAAAAAGCTTTTAAAAGAATTGCTCAATAGCGATGTTGAAATTGAAATTTCTCCTAGTGCTGTAACCTTTTCTGAAAAAGGCTCTCACGTCAATTTTGAACAGCTCTCCGCTGGATACCGAGGGGTTATAACTATCATCGCAGATTTGCTTATTAGACTTAGTGAAAATCAGCCTGATGTGAAACATCTGAAAGAGTTTAAAGGCATAGTGATTATTGATGAAGTAGAGTTACATTTACATCCAAAATGGAAATATAGCTTTGTGAAAAAGCTAAGAGATGTGTTCCCACATTTACAGTTTATTATGACGACACATAGCCCTACAGTATTGTTAGGTGCATCACAAGAAGCAGTTTTTTATAAGATATACAAAGAAGATGGTGAAGTTCAAATATCAAATCAGATTAAAAATGAAGGTTATACCAGTAATTCATTAGTATCTTCTCCTTTATTTGAGTTAGAGACAATTACATCACGAGACTATACGAAAAGTGTCAGTAACGATGATTATGTGTATGCAAAAATCCACCAAGTAATTTCTGAAAAAATCAAGAATGAATCTGCGATAGACGAACAAGAAATTTTGAAATTAATAGAAGAAGAATTAGCGAAACTATGACAAAAGTTGAGAAGAATTTTGAAGATATCCCAAGTATCCTCAAACATGCAAGTCGAAAAGATGCTTTTGAGAAAAATGTAAATGCACGGGCATATTCTTTTGGCAAAACATTATATAAAACAAAAGAGGCTCAGAAAAATCTTAAAGAAATTTATCATTTAAAGTGCGCTTTTTGTGAAAAAAAACTTTTAGATGCTGATAAGCATATCGAACATTATCGATCTAAAAATACTTATTATTGGCTAGCATATTCTTGGGATAATTTATTATTAGCATGTGGAAATTGTAATAGAGCTAAAGGGAAAAAATTTAAAACTGAAAATAGCAAAGTTATCTATAAAAATGAGACCTTTGAGGAGATTCATGCGCTTGGGAAAAGCTATGATGAAATAGAAAAACCATTTATCATTCATCCTGAAAAAGAAGATGTACTACAGTATATCAAATATGATAAAGAGGGAAAGGTTTCATCTGAGAATCCAAGAGTACAACATACAATCGAAGAGGCATGTAAATTAAACAGAGAAGAACTTGTTCAAAAAAGGCTAAGTGTTTTGAATGATTTTATTAACCAGATAAAT from Sulfurospirillum multivorans DSM 12446 carries:
- a CDS encoding ABC transporter ATP-binding protein; the protein is MILEARGITHYYKHDLALDNVDFTAKKGEFIAIVGESGGGKSTLLSILSSLLRPTLGELFFEGKAYAQIKDIDAFRQKEIGFIFQFHYLIGYLTVLENIKLAAIDKKSPYIDTLFEQCGIEAIKDKYPDEISGGQRQRAAIVRALVNAPKIIFADEPTGNLDSHNSHTIYELFKSLSKNGTTIIIATHDRNVSTYTDKIIEVTDGKIL
- a CDS encoding ABC transporter permease, giving the protein MISLFFKALNRNRFKTFLIYTSITVAIMAIFMITSISRGIIGMYSTMLKTEGDIIVTQAKIADTFFSDVNASLADKIKMIAGVKEVYALILGASPINELPIAAIYGVSENRFKTYALTEGAYPKKGEVILGKNINARLHAPKSVSISNKTFAVSGIFENGVGFEDGGAVLNREDASAIFNKEASILLVSMEKGDEANAMIEHINALSSDIEAKTTHEFVDNYNQFKIIETSSNVISAVAFLMGLLGIASLISITINERRSEFGILRAIGKSSNFIITMVVGETFVITCVGFLSALLFSKGLLFMIAHIEKFQGYVNGELSFETIVTVFGFSLFMALLGALLPAYSASKIDPIILIQRGAL
- a CDS encoding 3'-5' exonuclease, with amino-acid sequence MKIIVLDTETTGMFEKDRICQLSFLVLNEEFEIEEVHNDLCMPPLPISYEAMAIHHITPEMLEGEPACVQTKAYKRLCELNTVSNILVIQNAAFDLGMLTKEGFTSQMNLIDTFRVLRALYPNDGSFSLQFKRYQWGLYKEEEGIAKKLNITIKAHDALGDVIVLKHLFERLCEEHSMPKMILLCSEPIILSHIPYGKNRGKKFVDVAKSDRQDLHYMLSSNGLDEDMKASILHALESTKESVTLTIGFGKYAGKTPLEVLALDRNYLVWMVNKMDNLSSELKEAIEKVLVSYP
- a CDS encoding antitoxin — protein: MTSTAKLFQNGQSQAIRLPKEFRFEHQQEVIIKKIDGAILIFPKNDKSVWEKMFETLGNFSDDFLAQRVQPTQEREELF
- the vapC gene encoding type II toxin-antitoxin system tRNA(fMet)-specific endonuclease VapC, translating into MLDTNICIYIIKNKPPSVLEELKKCDVGDIILSSITVSELIYGAHKSQFVEKTLKAIEHFLIPFDVADYDYKASLEYGKIRANLEQKGQPIGSLDTLIAAHAKSLDVVLVTNNMKEFERVEGLKVENWVR
- a CDS encoding AAA family ATPase, yielding MKSPKNIGASYEEIQGSKIIFENNDLRILQTDTNFYDMASVVITSIKNTIKFNNNEFSNNVKPIFLQDLNDVNLLLNVLQDDLKREKNRSKKSEEPSYISSIKIKNIFSIKEIMLENLDDKKEIYIVGENGDGKTLLLQSLALGLKGIDEGVVFDFIKSQKEIYSIEIEDTHKVVYNSKNGIYKNLFAYGANRNNNCQMKEDETGYLTLFHPSFDLKNPIEWLQRIDYNDKAGTKNIISVEDAKKLLKELLNSDVEIEISPSAVTFSEKGSHVNFEQLSAGYRGVITIIADLLIRLSENQPDVKHLKEFKGIVIIDEVELHLHPKWKYSFVKKLRDVFPHLQFIMTTHSPTVLLGASQEAVFYKIYKEDGEVQISNQIKNEGYTSNSLVSSPLFELETITSRDYTKSVSNDDYVYAKIHQVISEKIKNESAIDEQEILKLIEEELAKL
- a CDS encoding retron system putative HNH endonuclease, with the protein product MTKVEKNFEDIPSILKHASRKDAFEKNVNARAYSFGKTLYKTKEAQKNLKEIYHLKCAFCEKKLLDADKHIEHYRSKNTYYWLAYSWDNLLLACGNCNRAKGKKFKTENSKVIYKNETFEEIHALGKSYDEIEKPFIIHPEKEDVLQYIKYDKEGKVSSENPRVQHTIEEACKLNREELVQKRLSVLNDFINQINKHYILFTQEKSSLSRFKPDIETFIEKADKESEFYSFRYFILHNIEIFFENKNIQKILISFW